One Brassica napus cultivar Da-Ae chromosome C2, Da-Ae, whole genome shotgun sequence DNA window includes the following coding sequences:
- the LOC106440625 gene encoding transcription factor MYB114-like has translation MEGSPKGLRKGAWTAEEDSLLRQCIDKYGEGKWHQVPLRAGLNRCRKSCRLRWLNYLKPSIKKGKLSSDEVDLLLRLHKLLGNRWSLIAGRLPGRTANDVKNYWNTHLSKKHEPGCNTKMRKRNIPCSSTQPAQKNEVLKPRPRSFTVNNGCSHFNGQPKVDVIPLFLGVNNTNNVCENSITYKNDAEKYELVNNLMDGENMWWKSLLEESQEPGAIVPESTETEKLATSAFDVEQLWNLLDGETVEPD, from the exons ATGGAGGGTTCACCAAAAGGGTTGAGAAAAGGTGCATGGACTGCTGAAGAAGATAGTCTCTTAAGGCAATGCATTGATAAGTATGGAGAAGGAAAATGGCACCAAGTTCCTCTGCGAGCAG GGCTAAATCGGTGCAGGAAGAGCTGTAGACTAAGATGGTTGAACTATTTGAAGCCGAGTATCAAGAAAGGAAAACTTAGCTCTGATGaagttgatcttcttcttcgcctTCATAAGCTTCTAGGAAACAG GTGGTCTTTAATTGCTGGTAGATTACCCGGTAGGACCGCTAATGATGTCAAGAACTACTGGAACACCCATTTGAGTAAGAAACATGAACCAGGCTGTAATACCaagatgagaaaaagaaacATTCCTTGCTCTTCAACCCAACCCGCCCAAAAAAATGAAGTTCTCAAACCTCGACCTCGATCCTTCACGGTTAACAACGGCTGCAGCCATTTCAATGGCCAGCCAAAAGTTGATGTTATTCCTCTATTCCTTGGAGTAAACAACACTAATAATGTTTGTGAAAATAGTATCACATATAAAAACGATGCGGAGAAATATGAGCTCGTTAATAATTTAATGGATGGAGAGAACATGTGGTGGAAGAGTTTGCTAGAGGAGAGCCAAGAACCAGGTGCGATTGTTCCAGAATCTACAGAGACAGAAAAGCTGGCAACCTCGGCGTTTGACGTTGAGCAACTTTGGAATCTGTTAGATGGTGAGACCGtggaacctgattag